A genomic segment from Diadema setosum chromosome 11, eeDiaSeto1, whole genome shotgun sequence encodes:
- the LOC140235282 gene encoding uncharacterized protein — protein sequence MMISTELPVVLNAGVIFFCVLLIGCGLACFKSSFGRGCCHKNSSGDSDSGNDGKEEEGDVVPSVLLHQETCASGRANTWPWNNVRPLRGQSHGRMQDDRESSIIFNSNSMCLQVIKDGEEPFFPHPCQLLIKDGVKAQVLNADGTSMHSVVSDFEEEVMKSVEALVFEPAVTDSLQNVKGSLESCSENCSFTSSGESGSDEMSDSPDDGDAGRDDIKVIISDKDTTKEVSIRRDLLPREEIVNPWAVESSSLLTNKLGSLLRYRCSMAKEEMHYRSSTTSSLELETSWISNLTADDLPWRSRPHTPSGFVQEQCRRPLHPYMLYRYSISLEEIRLPTGSIPGIPRRLPLSLAAAQDEEGDIFYDARSSLGSVHSSLLNQGGSILRLPEDDQLLTVVLQKAHKSMTLSRKPRTSSPGFRRCNSLHVL from the coding sequence ATGATGATTTCCACAGAACTGCCTGTAGTGCTTAATGCAGGAGtgatatttttttgtgtgttgctGATTGGATGTGGGCTTGCCTGCTTCAAGTCCAGTTTTGGAAGAGGTTGCTGCCACAAGAACTCATCAGGGGATAGTGATTCTGGAAATGATGGCAAAGAGGAAGAAGGGGATGTGGTTCCGTCAGTGCTTCTTCATCAAGAGACATGTGCCAGTGGGAGGGCCAACACTTGGCCTTGGAATAATGTGAGGCCACTAAGGGGACAGAGTCATGGCAGAATGCAGGATGACCGAGAGAGCAGCATTATTTTCAACAGCAATTCAATGTGCTTGCAGGTCATAAAAGATGGTGAGGAGCCCTTTTTTCCACACCCATGCCAGCTGCTGATCAAGGATGGAGTGAAGGCACAGGTTCTGAATGCAGATGGCACAAGCATGCACTCTGTTGTTAGTGATTTTGAAGAAGAGGTAATGAAGAGTGTAGAGGCACTGGTGTTTGAGCCAGCCGTGACAGATTCCCTGCAGAATGTCAAAGGGTCTCTAGAGTCATGTTCAGAAAACTGCAGTTTCACAAGTAGTGGAGAGAGTGGCTCAGATGAAATGTCAGATTCCCCTGATGATGGTGATGCTGGCAGAGATGACATAAAGGTAATTATTTCGGATAAAGATACTACAAAAGAGGTCAGCATTAGGAGAGATCTTCTCCCTAGAGAGGAGATTGTCAATCCCTGGGCAGTGGAGAGTTCCAGTCTACTCACCAACAAGCTGGGCTCATTGCTCAGGTACCGCTGCTCAATGGCCAAAGAAGAGATGCATTATCGCTCATCCACCACATCTTCCCTAGAGCTGGAAACCTCTTGGATTAGCAACCTCACAGCTGATGACTTGCCCTGGAGGTCCCGACCCCACACACCCTCTGGCTTTGTGCAGGAACAGTGTCGCAGACCCCTGCATCCATACATGCTCTACCGTTACTCCATCTCCCTGGAGGAGATCAGGCTTCCAACTGGTTCCATCCCTGGCATCCCCAGGAGATTGCCCCTCTCTTTGGCAGCAGCTCAGGATGAGGAGGGTGACATCTTTTATGATGCCCGGTCATCTTTAGGAAGTGTCCACTCATCTCTCTTGAATCAGGGAGGGTCCATCCTTCGCCTGCCAGAGGATGATCAGCTGCTGACTGTAGTCCTTCAGAAAGCGCACAAGTCTATGACCCTTTCTAGGAAGCCCAGAACCTCTTCTCCAGGTTTCAGAAGGTGTAACAGTCTCCATGTGCTGTGA